The Microtus ochrogaster isolate Prairie Vole_2 chromosome 26, MicOch1.0, whole genome shotgun sequence genome includes a region encoding these proteins:
- the LOC101991199 gene encoding putative uncharacterized protein FLJ45035: MRFTLSEERMEMECEAHFCPIHTIRPHFCPIHTIRPHFCPIHTIRPHFCPIRTIKTHFCPIRTIKTHFCPIHTIKTHFCRIHTIKTHLCPLHSIKQHFCPIPTIKTHFCPIHTIKTHFCRIHTIKTHLCPLHSIKQHFCPIHTIKTHFYPLHTIKAHFCPLHIINCFYSAYSSGSLGSLITKPEQDC, from the coding sequence GCACACTTCTGCCCTATTCACACCATCAGGCCACACTTCTGCCCTATTCACACCATCAGGCCACACTTCTGCCCTATTCACACCATCAGGCCACACTTCTGCCCTATTCGCACCATCAAGACACACTTCTGCCCTATTCGCACCATCAAGACACACTTCTGCCCCATTCACACCATCAAGACACACTTTTGCCGTATTCACACCATCAAGACACACCTCTGCCCTCTTCACAGCATCAAGCAACATTTCTGCCCTATTCCCACCATCAAGACACACTTCTGCCCCATTCACACCATCAAGACACACTTTTGCCGTATTCACACCATCAAGACACACCTCTGCCCTCTTCACAGCATCAAGCAACATTTCTGCCCTATTCACACCATCAAGACACACTTCTACCCTCTTCACACCATCAAGGCACACTTTTGCCCTCTTCACATCATTAATTGCTTCTATTCTGCATATTCATCTGGATCTCTAGGCAGCTTAATTACCAAACCGGAACAAGATTGCTAA